A single Drosophila ananassae strain 14024-0371.13 chromosome 3L, ASM1763931v2, whole genome shotgun sequence DNA region contains:
- the LOC6494718 gene encoding protein yellow: MERLRILLITLVVASVQGYGPGGSRPVRTVEVLTQWRQLEYGFPTAQDRENAQAAGNLVPENGTPIDVQAQYLSNGKTRVFTTIPRFANGIPYTLATVSETQGRNGPLLEPYPSYSWHNGNGENCDQITSAFRVAITECNQMWVIDSGIIGTTQYCPPQLLQFDLNTDRLLHRYRFPNETYIPRGSLFITPNVLVQDPPPRGSCSRTMIYVADVSYHGLVVYDHQAKTSWRAENRFMYPDPDYGQHTIAGESFNLMDGMFALNNDKRNLYFHPLASVSEYAVPLTALNRQANWADGPEAVPEQFTLLGRRKSECAASAIDGRNNVYCVTFNPIKLFVWNVNTPYNSRYFGTLPAKSDELQFVSGMKVVRNPNGSEELWMLSNRYQKIATGTLNSNEVNFRILKRKLDDVQGGVFFANDDDLSNRLVFT, translated from the exons ATGGAGCGGCTACGTATTTTGTTAATCACCCTTGTGGTGGCTTCCGTACAGGGTTACGGCCCTGGAGGATCGCGACCAGTGCGTACTGTGGAGGTGCTGACGCAGTGGCGCCAGCTGGAGTACGGCTTCCCCACGGCCCAGGATCGGGAGAACGCCCAGGCTGCTGGCAATCTGGTGCCCGAGAACGGCACTCCCATCGATGTCCAGGCGCAGTATCTGTCCAATGGCAAGACTAGGGTGTTTACCACAATCCCTAGATTCGCCAATGGGATACCATACACGCTGGCCACCGTTTCCGAGACGCAGGGCAGGAATGGACCCCTTTTAGAGCCCTATCCCAGCTATTCCTGGCACAACGGCAACGGCGAGAACTGTGACCAGATCACCTCCGCATTCCGAGTGGCC ATCACGGAATGCAACCAAATGTGGGTCATCGATTCGGGTATCATTGGCACCACCCAGTACTGTCCACCCCAACTGCTGCAGTTCGATTTGAACACCGACCGGCTGCTGCATCGCTATAGATTCCCCAACGAGACCTACATCCCCAGAGGATCCCTCTTCATCACGCCCAATGTCCTGGTACAGGATCCCCCGCCCAGGGGCAGCTGCAGTCGCACCATGATCTACGTAGCCGATGTTAGTTACCACGGCTTGGTGGTCTACGATCATCAGGCAAAGACTTCCTGGCGGGCAGAGAACCGTTTCATGTACCCCGATCCGGACTATGGACAGCACACAATCGCCGGGGAGAGCTTCAATCTGATGGACGGAATGTTTGCTCTGAACAACGACAAGCGGAACTTGTACTTCCACCCGCTGGCCAGTGTCAGTGAGTACGCCGTGCCCCTTACTGCACTCAACCGGCAGGCGAACTGGGCCGACGGCCCGGAGGCTGTGCCGGAACAGTTCACTCTGCTGGGCAGGCGAAAGAGCGAGTGCGCCGCCTCGGCCATCGATGGCCGGAACAATGTCTACTGTGTCACCTTCAATCCCATCAAGCTGTTTGTTTGGAATGTGAACACCCCATACAATTCTAGATATTTTGGCACCTTGCCAGCCAAGTCCGATGAGCTGCAGTTTGTCAGCGGCATGAAAGTGGTCAGGAATCCAAATGGAAGCGAAGAACTCTGGATGCTTTCGAATCGCTACCAG aaaattgcAACTGGCACTTTAAACTCTAACGAGGTGAACTTCCGCATTTTGAAGCGCAAGTTGGATGATGTCCAGGGAGGCGTTTTCTTTGCCAACGATGATGACTTATCCAACCGTTTGGTGTTTACCTAG
- the LOC6495895 gene encoding golgin subfamily A member 4 — protein MFANLKNKLIEEVKASPSKFQQFANAAQAAVSSSSTTPNSDSNNSNNSENFFSITEEDTPQNSPYRIQKLPATSASSLRGRSSTQSLNGLGGGATPRTRKLSNSSMASDVSFRLPSYDAPAVYHLQSDLDETSSEFDDSASTARLDVVTKDQLYDAYKKSLDRYHKYRCRYTDLAKKYKELERDSSKARSVLVETQDKALRRISELREQCTLEQQAKAHLEEALRIEMDDMSCKMQAYQTKLKLLGENPDNITAALERSGQELNSEKLIDIDEKAASSANGASGEDITLLQQKLKESEALLKEVTEKYEALRKQEEENVLLLAQTKQAIHTELEHKDIEVRNLQEKLKQLEAQRESHTSDAKEQLKKFQSSKQEVDAKLIATEHLLNTLKGNYATKEQQVATLEKQLEALKAENEQKLKDIQKQNEDRDSQASDSNAELVKAQSAQLDAESKLTTKDQELESLKNDYKAKEDQLVELEQQLVALKKENETNLETLRKYKEDLQSQSNEAKEQENKLKTSKDEVEAKLVAAEGEITSLRTEIKAKEDQLAKLQENLETLKTENEKKLEKLRQEHQDHSSQSQEIQEEQNKLRAAKEKAENKLFEVEKSLNALQTELSAKEEQADALEQQLNALRTDSEQRLQDLRLHNDQLTEIVQRHQQSDWEGQLAKAKEELTAKTLELEKNLEMERESVAAVTSEKASLEEQHRLKLEQLQREIQILNDQHANSESETVTALKTQLEAISQELSSSQASLLAKEKELKANGNKLNKLKKQHDQHQSKFSEQTARLEQLQSELTNRQNQLQKVESEKEELQTRVAGILEEIGTIQAHLQQVQDSHSELEREKRKLEARIEALQQEQLDSSGQAAKLEGIQSENTKLAERNCLLEEQANHLESQVQSKQEEIGKIQLKLQQVLDEHSKLQNAQELMDHDHRTLQDKCDAYEKEKLLTKDTLDCLQVASEELQQVKASLERNLEEQQQQLLQLRERQREQEQQLKDQAERCAELESQNLENETELKATIKNLREQLEASQQADQGIQEKIQAASASQAAQIATLEARWSAANSDVERLHEANDALQLEMDQLKSKHREDVEELKESVAQKNRRVVELQEILAESDRQLQERAENSQKLAKYDEIQVENEYLNKHTKQLEQELAEGEEVKGKLKSLQCELYVLQEKAELHAVQMSEKEVQSEAAKAEAAKLKKAIDEQAVELTRQKEHASFVTEQSDAVQKDLLQAQQQLQEKQNELTKSQEEHSSLQDKIESLTKEISSLKEQSAASSDSDSLRSLNERLQRELEDLKHKSNASESSMQQELEELQANNQQMAERINELEALRAGIQAQQLLASMAPKNVQEAAAAGEKAELEAKLKEIANEVQDVTNRNLFLEQKCENYLILEQSNERLKLQNAKLSRQLDETLVSMQHSESVPANTEFEYLRNIMFQYLTGNTNNETLVKVISAVLKFSPQQAQVALEKEHQRRSLLNKII, from the exons ATGTTTGCCAACCTGAAGAATAAGCTGATCGAGGAGGTGAAGGCGTCCCCCTCGAAATTTCAGCAATTTGCGAATGCTGCCCAG GCCGCCGTGAGCTCATCGAGCACAACACCCAACTCGGACTcgaacaacagcaacaacagcgaaAACTTTTTCAGCATCACGGAGGAGG ACACGCCTCAGAACTCCCCGTATCGCATCCAGAAACTGCCGGCCACCAGTGCGTCGTCGCTGCGGGGACGCTCCTCCACCCAGTCCCTCAATGGCCTCGGAGGCGGAGCCACGCCCAGGACGAGGAAGTTGTCCAACTCGTCGATGGCCAGCGATGTGTCCTTTCGCCTGCCCTCCTACGATGCCCCAGCC gTCTACCACCTTCAGTCCGACCTGGACGAGACGAGTAGTGAGTTCGATGACTCCGCCTCGACGGCTCGCTTGGATGTCGTCACCAAGGATCAGCTGTACGATGCCTACAAGAAGTCCCTGGACAGGTATCACAAGTACCGATGCCGCTACACGGACTTGGCAAAGAAGTACAAGGAATTAGAGCGCGACAGCTCCAAGGCGAGG TCGGTGCTGGTGGAGACCCAAGACAAGGCCCTGAGACGGATCAGCGAGCTGCGAGAGCAGTGTACATTGGAGCAGCAGGCCAAGGCGCACCTGGAGGAGGCTCTGCGCATCGAAATGGACGACATGAGCTGCAAGATGCAGGCCTATCAGACGAAACTTAAACTGCTGGGGGAGAATCCCGACAACATTACTGCTGCCCTGGAGAGGAGTGGCCAGGAATTGAACTCGGAGAAGCTTATAGATATAGATGAGAAGGCAGCATCCTCTGCCAATGGCGCCTCTGGCGAGGATATCACCCTTCTCCAGCAGAAACTTAAAGAGAGCGAGGCGCTACTTAAGGAGGTTACCGAGAAATACGAGGCTCTGCGAaagcaggaggaggagaacGTTCTGCTGCTGGCCCAAACTAAGCAGGCCATCCACACGGAGTTAGAGCACAAGGACATCGAGGTGCGAAACCTGCAGGAGAAGCTAAAGCAGCTTGAGGCACAGCGGGAATCGCACACTAGCGATGCCAAGGAACAACTGAAGAAGTTCCAGTCATCCAAGCAGGAAGTCGACGCCAAACTGATAGCCACAGAGCATCTTTTGAATACGCTGAAAGGCAACTACGCAACCAAGGAGCAACAGGTGGCCACACTCGAAAAACAATTGGAGGCCCTAAAGGCAGAAAAcgaacaaaaactaaaagacATTCAGAAACAAAACGAAGATCGCGATAGTCAAGCCTCTGACTCCAACGCGGAGCTTGTGAAGGCACAATCTGCCCAGTTGGATGCCGAATCGAAGCTTACTACTAAGGACCAGGAACTGGAAAGCCTTAAGAACGATTACAAAGCTAAGGAGGATCAGTTGGTGGAATTGGAACAGCAACTTGTTGCTCTCAAAAAGGAAAACGAAACGAACCTCGAGACACTTCGGAAATACAAAGAGGACCTTCAGTCCCAATCGAACGAAGCAAAAGAGcaggaaaataaattaaagacaTCCAAGGACGAAGTTGAGGCTAAACTTGTGGCAGCAGAAGGAGAAATAACGTCCCTTCGAACAGAAATTAAAGCCAAAGAGGATCAGTTGGCGAAGCTGCAGGAAAACCTCGAAACTCTCAAAACGGAAAACGAGAAGAAGTTGGAAAAATTGCGCCAAGAACACCAGGATCATAGCTCGCAGTCTCAGGAAATACAGGAAGAGCAGAATAAACTGCGAGCAGCTAAAGAAAAAGCTGAGAACAAGCTCTTTGAAGTGGAAAAGAGTTTAAATGCCTTGCAAACAGAGCTTTCGGCCAAGGAGGAGCAAGCTGATGCCTTGGAGCAGCAGCTGAATGCCCTAAGGACCGACAGCGAACAGAGATTGCAGGATCTGCGGCTGCACAACGACCAGTTGACGGAAATCGTTCAGCGCCATCAACAGAGCGACTGGGAGGGGCAGCTGGCAAAGGCCAAGGAAGAACTAACGGCCAAGACCCTGGAGCTGGAGAAGAACCTTGAGATGGAACGCGAGTCCGTGGCCGCCGTGACTTCTGAAAAGGCGTCTCTGGAGGAGCAGCACAGACTGAAACTGGAGCAGCTGCAGCGCGAGATTCAAATCCTGAACGACCAGCACGCCAACTCGGAGAGCGAAACTGTGACGGCTCTTAAAACTCAACTGGAAGCCATCAGTCAGGAGCTATCCAGCAGTCAGGCTAGTCTGCTAGCCAAGGAGAAGGAGCTAAAAGCCAATGGCAATAAGCTCAACAAACTGAAGAAGCAACATGACCAACATCAGTCGAAGTTCAGCGAACAAACTGCTCGCTTGGAACAGCTCCAAAGCGAGCTGACTAATCGTCAGAACCAGCTTCAAAAGGTGGAGAGCGAAaaggaggagctgcagacTCGGGTCGCTGGGATTCTGGAGGAGATCGGCACCATTCAGGCGCACCTACAACAAGTTCAAGACTCACACAGCGAACTGGAGCGCGAGAAGCGCAAACTGGAAGCCCGCATTGAGGCCCTTCAGCAGGAGCAGTTGGACAGCAGTGGCCAGGCTGCCAAGCTAGAGGGGATCCAGAGCGAGAACACCAAGTTGGCCGAGCGCAACTGCCTGTTGGAGGAGCAGGCGAACCACTTGGAATCACAAGTGCAGTCCAAGCAGGAGGAGATTGGCAAGATTCAGCTGAAGCTGCAACAGGTCCTGGATGAGCATTCGAAGCTCCAGAACGCCCAGGAGTTGATGGATCACGACCACCGCACCTTGCAGGATAAATGCGATGCCTACGAGAAGGAGAAGCTGCTGACCAAGGACACGCTGGACTGTCTCCAAGTGGCCAGCGAGGAGTTGCAGCAGGTTAAGGCCAGTCTCGAGCGCAAcctggaggagcagcagcagcaactgttGCAGTTGAGGGAACGCCAGCGGGAACAAGAGCAGCAGCTGAAGGACCAGGCGGAGCGCTGCGCTGAGCTGGAAAGCCAGAATTTGGAAAATGAAACGGAGCTCAAGGCGACGATCAAGAATCTTCGCGAGCAGCTGGAAGCCTCCCAGCAGGCGGATCAGGGAATTCAGGAGAAGATTCAGGCAGCCAGTGCATCCCAAGCCGCCCAGATAGCCACTCTGGAGGCCCGCTGGAGTGCCGCCAACTCTGATGTGGAGCGCCTGCACGAAGCCAACGATGCCTTGCAACTGGAAATGGATCAGTTGAAGAGCAAACATCGGGAGGATGTGGAAGAACTGAAGGAGTCGGTAGCTCAAAAGAACCGTCGGGTTGTGGAGCTGCAGGAGATCCTGGCCGAGAGCGATCGGCAGCTGCAGGAGCGGGCGGAGAACTCACAAAAACTGGCCAAGTACGATGAGATCCAGGTGGAGAATGAGTACCTTAACAAGCACACCAAGCAactggagcaggagctggcGGAGGGTGAAGAAGTGAAGGGGAAACTCAAGTCCCTCCAGTGTGAGTTGTATGTTCTGCAGGAGAAGGCCGAGCTGCATGCCGTCCAGATGTCCGAGAAGGAGGTCCAGAGCGAGGCAGCCAAGGCAGAGGCAGCGAAGCTCAAGAAGGCCATCGATGAGCAGGCCGTGGAACTGACGCGCCAAAAGGAACACGCCAGCTTCGTGACCGAGCAGAGCGACGCGGTGCAGAAGGATCTCCTCCAGGCTCAACAGCAACTCCAGGAAAAGCAGAACGAGCTGACGAAATCCCAGGAAGAACACTCAAGTCTGCAGGACAAAATTGAAAGTCTCACCAAGGAGATATCCAGTCTGAAGGAGCAATCTGCGGCGTCCTCTGACTCCGACAGCCTGCGCAGCCTCAACGAGCGACTGCAGCGGGAGCTGGAGGATCTGAAACACAAGAGTAATGCGTCCGAGTCCAGTATGCagcaggagctggaggagctgcagGCCAACAACCAACAGATGGCCGAACGGATCAACGAACTGGAAGCTCTGCGGGCAGGTATCCAGGCCCAGCAACTTCTAGCCAGCATGGCGCCCAAAAACGTGCAGGAGGCGGCCGCCGCGGGCGAGAAGGCTGAGCTGGAGGCGAAGCTCAAGGAGATAGCCAACGAGGTGCAGGACGTGACCAATCGCAATCTGTTCCTGGAACAAAAGTGCGAGAACTACCTGATACTGGAGCAGTCCAACGAACGACTCAAGCTGCAGAACGCTAAGCTATCGCGGCAATTGGATGAAACACTG GTATCCATGCAGCATAGTGAAAGTGTTCCCGCCAACACAGAGTTTGAATACTTGCGGAATATCATGTTCCAG TATCTGACAGGCAACACCAACAACGAGACGTTGGTCAAGGTGATATCAGCAGTCCTGAAATTCTCGCCACAACAGGCCCAGGTTGCCTTGGAAAAGGAGCACCAGCGTCGATCCTTG CTAAACAAAATAATCTAG
- the LOC6494717 gene encoding little elongation complex subunit 1, which translates to MDFPEFSDINIDQLLSEPAPLGNGVISSYKQIPTPRINGNAKGKRSLLAERIAQSDDLIRQLKQLQTKNKQLTDLQKTAKEVTELYQKEKQLRLELEERSNKLAAQCGELEKQLDVQVATCENLQDELQEKGLPVEAKDVLGILMQFYQRLGDDCGLGRRENNIMKKLKDYCKTAEIPVPPPRSPTARHKRKSPQNGVNQSTQTDQEPAKEKPLVCSVGVQVGKLVETRSQGSQYKRTTTTRGTTTACFIEKRDVGTCFPEPVLSPKVRQILDEMLSWRTDKVISPLSPLSPISEVQEICSAVSVATCTTLCNIQREIDYMPEVPSQIKVSASRPPSRAMMDGIKEEARYSLGNKELAKELLNFLPQNQSCLANLSPQAFDELWQVFGQMVLGLLQRRSIQQSASNADFVSWLHELYESTESYPAEVCTNTTNKKDFSAGTDCVDIGTDPIVLSPNISYGGNVTPIRIPPKPKERKSKQKKRKATSSVKSSPKRKCLEADVLEDKNNANNKPVDKEDQNEKVPETAIQFLSNLNTFNMANCDNLNMELDEEEMYLLQLTTNSKSQGPEQISRDEVQLEVTTSTTNLLPAVQNESNSLRDDEGIRPSEEVLPKINEPLPFEPEPENEPEEAKNTEIFEEKASKPTTEGEPALEELLSVGSSLEEEKSRVAKKLQTLKSLFGSDSDSDGLIKWRDEQLSQPGSKPCEESSTDAEILSLLTVRPSNALIADFDSISSEELPKSEEAGEDQADDDPRKTPPERLEESLCLSDFTSDSPELVDLSLSLSDCSSDSPKHMVVSSCSGDSKSDVPESLDVPTCPADSKLEAHESLEESLFLSDSSTDSEAENVSSNNDESKGERGTMDMDDIQLDKYLSSELPSSAPRTTSVEKNSGHNVKAPEVESSALPVLRSTTKNVYGSSDDSDNPRLVIDESAESMSDWEKTPSPLSDSPKLKRNIKSVSSLLEVRMTRSRAKQLEQKLDADGRTSLVDQIRKRLKHSLPSDLEGRPLASDVLPKVVEAHVAEGQPSNVNTTPEELPRKKDKSCPEPSRVIISPPASPPPEPIEEHDEPIDIPLEQDMCQRIKGPPLLISHVIYVSKNQEQRKLPEESEKRKLNETLDRYLKDTMYLNSTLRDLEDNIKKVTNNEVEIVDAMITVICKIGFEANPMIRLMNALQYFDFTERFMLRVELRLFRFVKDRPQTAMAMTYVRLYLKMASMMGHVENPARLLLAKILYHYDKDMPVLVLELLTQFPTVIPHREQREYDHSDPLITVIKHLLMNKKYDMTDPESPERLLLSKLRFEFHFKTFEPTANQVLENLVEKLKAGRLEQLGYAFALFCRRSPYLKIEDTVLGEHLMPLAASYCDLATRSEDYDDRLQSLVQCMSMALKPLPIDTDIAACVGLFKRLLVAVPRPAVQQAVVQAILRLQRFGFMHVSDVLQNYRPEYSLEPLTRAMLRSFAERRRKYVYSQTHRKFQRD; encoded by the exons ATGGATTTCCCAGAGTTTTCTGATATTAATATAGATCAACTTTTGAGCGAACCCGCGCCGCTTGGGAATGGGGTGATATCGTCCTACAAGCAGATACCCACGCCCAGAATAAACGGGAATGCCAAGGGGAAACGAAGCCTTCTGGCGGAGCGGATTGCGCAAAGCGACGACCTCATCCGGCAACTGAAGCAGCTGCAGACCAAGAACAAGCAGCTGACGGACCTGCAGAAAACGGCTAAGGAGGTCACCGAGCTCTACCAGAAGGAGAAGCAGTTGCGGCTCGAGCTAGAGGAGAGATCCAACAAGTTGGCCGCCCAATGTGGAGAACTGGAGAAGCAACTCGATGTGCAAGTGGCGACCTGCGAAAACCTGCAAGATGAGTTGCAGGAAAAGGGACTGCCGGTGGAGGCGAAGGATGTGCTCGGCATCCTCATGCAGTTCTACCAGCGACTGGGCGACGACTGCGGGCTCGGGCGAAGGGAAAACAACATCATGAAGAAGCTGAAGGACTACTGCAAGACAGCGGAAATCCCTGTTCCCCCGCCAAGAAGTCCGACCGCGCGGCATAAGCGGAAAAGCCCTCAAAATGGTGTCAACCAGTCCACCCAAACGGACCAGGAGCCCGCTAAGGAGAAGCCTTTGGTTTGCTCGGTGGGCGTGCAGGTGGGGAAGCTGGTGGAGACCAGGAGTCAGGGATCACAGTACAAGAGAACAACCACTACGAGGGGCACCACCACGGCGTGCTTCATTGAGAAGCGTGATGTGGGCACCTGCTTCCCAGAGCCCGTCCTCTCACCCAAGGTGCGCCAGATATTGGATGAAATGCTATCCTGGCGGACAGACAAGGTGATTTCCCCGCTGAGCCCACTTAGTCCCATCAGCGAAGTGCAGGAGATTTGCTCCGCAGTCAGCGTGGCCACATGCACCACTCTGTGCAACATTCAGCGGGAAATCGACTACATGCCGGAGGTGCCATCGCAAATCAAGGTCTCCGCCTCTCGACCTCCGTCGCGCGCCATGATGGATGGCATAAAGGAGGAGGCCCGGTATTCATTAGGCAACAAGGAGCTCGCCAAGGAGTTGCTGAACTTTCTACCTCAAAACCAAAGCTGTCTGGCCAATCTCTCGCCGCAAGCCTTCGATGAGCTGTGGCAGGTGTTTGGCCAAATGGTCCTGGGCCTCTTGCAGAGGCGCTCGATCCAACAGAGCGCCAGCAATGCGGACTTTGTTAGTTGGCTCCACGAGCTCTACGAGAGCACGGAAAGCTATCCGGCGGAGGTGTGCACGAATACCACCAACAAGAAAG ATTTCTCTGCCGGCACAGACTGCGTGGACATTGGCACGGATCCCATCGTTTTGTCGCCGAACATCAGCTACGGGGGAAATGTGACACCCATTCGGATACCACCGAAGCCGAAAGAACGAAAGTCAAAACAGAAGAAGCGCAAAGCGACTTCGAGCGTAAAGTCCTCTCCGAAACGAAAATGCCTGGAAGCGGACGTATTAGAAgacaaaaataatgcaaataaTAAACCAGTAGATAAGGAAGATCAGAATGAAAAAGTGCCGGAAACGGCTATACAGTTTTTAAGCAATTTGAACACTTTTAACATGGCCAACTGTGATAATCTCAATATGGAATTGGACGAAGAGGAAATGTATCTGCTGCAGCTGACAACAAATTCAAAGAGCCAAGGACCTGAACAAATCAGTAGGGATGAGGTGCAGCTGGAAGTAACTACAAGTACTACTAATTTATTGCCTGCTGTCCAGAATGAAAGCAACTCTCTAAGGGATGATGAAGGAATTAGACCAAGCGAAGAAGTACttccaaaaattaatgaacCTTTGCCTTTCGAACCTGAACCTGAAAATGAACCTGAAGAAGCTAAAAATACGGAAATCTTTGAGGAGAAGGCAAGTAAGCCTACAACAGAAGGGGAACCTGCTCTAGAAGAACTACTATCTGTTGGAAGCTCATTAGAGGAAGAGAAAAGCAGAGTTGCCAAAAAGCTACAAACGCTGAAAAGCTTATTTGGCAGTGATTCGGATTCCGATGGGTTAATAAAATGGAGAGATGAGCAATTGTCGCAGCCAGGCTCTAAGCCTTGTGAAGAATCTAGCACTGATGCTGAGATTTTAAGCCTCCTTACCGTGCGGCCGAGCAACGCGCTTATTGCTGACTTTGATTCCATTTCAAGTGAGGAGTTGCCAAAGTCTGAGGAAGCGGGAGAAGACCAAGCCGATGATGATCCTCGAAAGACTCCCCCTGAGCGACTGGAAGAATCTTTATGCCTGAGTGATTTCACTTCCGATTCGCCCGAGCTTGTGGATTTATCTTTAAGCCTTAGTGATTGTTCCTCTGATTCTCCTAAGCATATGGTTGTGTCTTCGTGTTCTGGTGATTCCAAATCAGATGTCCCGGAGAGTCTGGATGTGCCAACGTGCCCCGCTGATTCTAAACTAGAGGCTCATGAAAGTCTGGAAGAGTCCTTATTCCTCAGTGATTCCAGCACTGATTCGGAAGCCGAGAATGTTTCGAGCAATAATGATGAGTCGAAGGGGGAAAGAGGTACTATGGATATGGATGACATTCAACTGGACAAGTACCTCTCATCAGAGTTACCAAGCAGCGCTCCAAGAACCACCAGTGTCGAGAAGAACAGTGGGCACAATGTGAAAGCACCAGAGGTCGAGTCGTCCGCTCTTCCTGTTCTAAGGAGCACGACGAAGAACGTCTATGGCTCCAGCGATGATTCGGATAATCCCCGCCTGGTCATTGACGAAAGCGCCGAAAGTATGTCCGATTGGGAGAAGACGCCGTCGCCTTTGTCAGATTCTCCAAAGCTAAAGAGAAACATAAAGTCGGTTTCCTCCCTCTTGGAAGTACGGATGACCCGTTCAAGAGCGAAACAATTGGAGCAGAAACTAGATGCGGATGGAAGGACATCTCTGGTGGATCAAATAAGGAAGCGGCTGAAACACTCTCTGCCCTCTGACTTGGAAGGAAGGCCCCTCGCGTCAGATGTCCTCCCCAAAGTAGTTGAAGCACATGTGGCAGAAGGTCAACCCTCAAATGTAAATACCACCCCCGAGGAGTTGCCTAGAAAGAAGGATAAATCCTGTCCAGAACCCAGTCGTGTGATTATCTCGCCTCCCGCTTCTCCCCCACCTGAGCCAATCGAGGAGCATGATGAACCCATCGATATTCCTCTCGAGCAGGACATGTGCCAACGAATCAAGGGTCCGCCACTGCTCATCAGTCATGTAATATATGTCAGCAAGAATCAGGAGCAACGTAAATTGCCGGAGGAGTCGGAGAAACGGAAACTGAATGAAACGCTAGACAGGTATCTCAAGGACACCATGTATCTGAACTCCACCCTCAGGGATCTGGAAGACAACATCAAGAAGGTGACCAACAACGAAGTGGAAATAGTGGATGCCATGATCACGGTAATCTGTAAGATCGGCTTCGAGGCGAATCCCATGATTCGGTTGATGAACGCCCTCCAATATTTCGATTTCACGGAGAGGTTCATGCTGAGGGTCGAGCTACGCCTGTTTAGATTCGTCAAAGACCGTCCCCAGACCGCAATGGCCATGACCTATGTACGGCTATACCTGAAGATGGCTTCAATGATGGGACATGTCGAGAATCCGGCACGGTTACTGCTGGCAAAGATACTGTATCACTATGATAAGGACATGCCTGTCCTGGTCTTGGAACTGCTGACCCAATTCCCCACCGTTATTCCGCATCGGGAACAGCGGGAGTACGACCACTCCGATCCTCTGATCACCGTCATAAAGCACCTTTTGATGAACAAGAAGTATGACATGACCGACCCGGAGAGTCCGGAGCGATTGCTCTTGTCCAAGTTGCGCTTCGAGTTCCACTTTAAGACGTTCGAGCCAACCGCGAATCAGGTGCTGGAAAACCTGGTCGAGAAGCTGAAAGCGGGCCGGCTGGAGCAGCTGGGCTATGCCTTCGCGCTGTTCTGTCGCCGCAGTCCGTATCTGAAGATAGAGGACACTGTTCTCGGGGAGCATCTGATGCCGCTGGCCGCCAGCTACTGTGATCTCGCCACCCGGAGCGAGGACTACGATGACCGGCTGCAGTCCCTGGTGCAGTGCATGTCGATGGCTTTGAAACCGCTGCCGATAGATACCGACATTGCCGCCTGCGTGGGGCTCTTTAAGCGCCTCCTGGTGGCCGTGCCGCGTCCTGCCGTTCAACAAGCCGTCGTCCAGGCTATTCTGCGGCTCCAGAGATTCGGATTCATGCATGTCTCGGACGTCCTGCAGAACTACAGGCCCGAGTACTCTTTGGAGCCGCTGACCCGCGCCATGCTTCGAAGTTTCGCCGAGCGGAGAAGGAAGTACGTTTATAGCCAAACCCACAGAAAGTTCCAACGAGATTAG
- the LOC6494716 gene encoding uncharacterized protein LOC6494716, protein MADKAAAEKPLGRPMRYPYTFSAKIAQFPIKHYIKNQWIWRYYFIAAVACVPVFYKISKLANSPENKKAWAESQAKEHAEHH, encoded by the exons ATGGCCGACAAAGCTGCTGCCGAGAAACCTCTGGGTCGCCCCATGCGCTATCCGTACACCTTCTCGGCGAAGATTGCCCAGTTCCCCATCAAGCACTACATCAAGAACCAATGGATCTGGCGCTACTACTTCATCGCGGCTGTCGCCTGCGTGCCTGTGTTCTACAAGATCAGCAAATTGG CTAACTCTCCCGAAAACAAGAAGGCATGGGCTGAGTCGCAGGCCAAGGAGCACGCCGAGCACCACTAA